In Cryptomeria japonica chromosome 10, Sugi_1.0, whole genome shotgun sequence, a genomic segment contains:
- the LOC131060771 gene encoding two-component response regulator ARR17: MGHNQNEATICEFHVLAVDDSALDRKIIERLLRSSSYQVTSVDSVRKALEFLGLEDDQQGINGDKMKVNMIVTDYSMPELTGYDLLRRVKESSRHKDIPVVIVSSENVESRISRYLSGGAEKFILKPVKLSDVQTLRSHMLHCSSSCRKQERLPSNKRKNMFGSISPQPEKKPRFSEQDIP; this comes from the exons atgggGCACAATCAAAATGAGGCCACCATATGTGAATTTCATGTCCTTGCTGTTGATGACAGTGCTCTGGATAGAAAAATCATTGAACGGCTATTGAGAAGCTCTTCTTATCAAG TGACAAGTGTTGACAGTGTGAGAAAAGCTCTGGAGTTCCTTGGTTTAGAAGATGACCAGCAAGGCATAAATGGTGAT AAGATGAAGGTGAATATGATAGTAACAGATTACAGTATGCCAGAACTCACAGGCTATGACTTGCTTAGGAGAGTTAAG GAGTCTTCAAGACATAAGGATATTCCTGTGGTGATTGTATCTTCAGAAAATGTGGAGTCACGAATCAGCAG GTATTTGTCAGGAGGTGCAGAAAAATTCATATTAAAGCCTGTGAAGTTATCAGATGTTCAGACCCTGAGATCTCACATGCTCCATTGTAGTTCATCTTGTAGAAAGCAAGAAAGGCTCCCTTCAAATAAAAGGAAAAACATGTTTGGAAGCATTTCTCCACAACCAGAGAAGAAACCCAGATTCAGTGAACAAGATATCCCCTAG